The proteins below come from a single candidate division WOR-3 bacterium genomic window:
- the rpmB gene encoding 50S ribosomal protein L28, with the protein MAKHCEICGKTGMIGSNISHAHNVTKRRWEPNLQRVKAKVGGVSKKIWVCTRCLRSGKVEKA; encoded by the coding sequence ATGGCCAAACATTGCGAGATTTGTGGTAAGACCGGGATGATTGGTTCTAATATTAGCCATGCTCACAATGTAACCAAACGACGCTGGGAGCCCAACCTACAACGAGTTAAAGCTAAAGTCGGGGGAGTGAGTAAGAAAATCTGGGTGTGTACACGCTGCCTGCGTTCTGGAAAAGTAGAAAAAGCTTAG
- a CDS encoding SIMPL domain-containing protein (The SIMPL domain is named for its presence in mouse protein SIMPL (signalling molecule that associates with mouse pelle-like kinase). Bacterial member BP26, from Brucella, was shown to assemble into a channel-like structure, while YggE from E. coli has been associated with resistance to oxidative stress.) — protein sequence MRVILSLLSVLTFFVYAQDSLNTLTVRGEGIVEPEPDLAIIQLGIALQDASAHKVYQNTEELVKEITKAALAAGIKKDDIKTGSLSLYPHYDYSDYVQKILGYQMNCNLTIRVRDLKKLSNVIEMIARASTNTTFSIFYGFQEPEKLETQARTKAFKDASRKAQELAKAANLKLGRIVKITEEIKPGGGGEGCATPYGMGDGLGPNTIKVVVNLTYEIKE from the coding sequence TTGCGAGTAATACTAAGTCTTTTATCTGTTTTAACATTTTTTGTTTATGCTCAAGATAGTCTTAATACGCTTACGGTGCGTGGCGAAGGAATTGTAGAACCAGAGCCCGATTTAGCCATCATCCAATTAGGTATTGCCCTACAAGATGCCAGTGCTCATAAGGTATATCAAAATACTGAGGAGCTGGTTAAAGAGATTACCAAGGCAGCTCTTGCCGCCGGGATTAAAAAAGATGACATTAAAACCGGATCCTTAAGTCTTTATCCTCACTACGATTACAGTGATTATGTCCAAAAGATCCTTGGCTATCAGATGAATTGCAATTTAACTATCCGAGTGCGTGATCTTAAAAAACTGTCTAATGTAATTGAGATGATAGCCCGAGCTAGTACCAATACTACATTTTCCATTTTCTATGGTTTTCAAGAACCTGAGAAGTTAGAAACTCAAGCCCGCACCAAGGCGTTTAAAGATGCCAGCCGCAAAGCCCAAGAACTGGCTAAGGCCGCAAATTTGAAATTGGGCCGAATTGTGAAGATTACCGAAGAGATAAAACCTGGAGGCGGTGGCGAGGGATGCGCTACCCCATACGGTATGGGGGATGGTCTAGGCCCCAATACAATAAAAGTTGTGGTAAATCTTACCTACGAAATAAAGGAGTAA
- a CDS encoding GDP-mannose 4,6-dehydratase: protein MKVLITGITGFAGSHLAEYLLGLKNIKVYGIYRWRSRMENLEHIKEKINLLECDLRDFSATYEVIKKVKPDMIFHLAAQSFVPMSWVAPNETLVTNIISEVNIFEAVRALGLKECRIHIAGSSEEYGMVYPNETPIKETNPLRPLSPYGVSKVAQDLLGYQYFMSYKLPIIRTRAFNHTGPRRGEVFVTSNFAKQIVEIEKKYRKPVIYVGNLEAVRDFTDVRDVVRGYYMILKDGTPGEVYNICSGKGYKIKEVLELLLSLAKCDIEIKQDPSRLRPSDVELLLGDNSKIRKAVGWKPEIPFQKTLADLLDYWRSRI from the coding sequence ATGAAAGTGTTAATTACCGGGATCACCGGATTTGCCGGAAGTCATTTAGCTGAGTATTTACTCGGCCTTAAAAATATTAAAGTGTATGGTATCTACCGCTGGCGCTCGCGCATGGAGAATCTCGAACATATTAAAGAAAAAATTAATCTATTAGAATGCGACCTGCGGGATTTTAGTGCCACTTATGAGGTAATTAAAAAAGTGAAACCAGATATGATCTTTCATCTAGCGGCCCAAAGTTTTGTGCCCATGTCCTGGGTGGCACCGAATGAAACCTTGGTCACGAATATTATAAGCGAAGTGAATATCTTTGAGGCGGTTCGGGCCTTAGGCTTAAAGGAATGCCGGATCCATATTGCTGGTTCTAGTGAAGAATATGGCATGGTTTATCCCAATGAAACGCCGATTAAAGAGACTAATCCCTTAAGGCCCTTAAGCCCATATGGGGTAAGTAAGGTAGCTCAGGATCTTTTAGGTTATCAATATTTTATGAGTTATAAACTGCCGATTATCAGGACGCGCGCTTTTAACCATACCGGTCCCCGGCGCGGTGAAGTTTTTGTAACCTCGAACTTTGCCAAGCAGATTGTGGAGATTGAGAAGAAATACCGTAAGCCGGTGATTTATGTCGGTAATTTAGAAGCGGTACGAGACTTTACTGATGTGCGAGATGTGGTGCGGGGGTATTATATGATTCTTAAAGATGGTACACCTGGTGAGGTTTATAATATCTGTAGCGGTAAGGGTTATAAAATTAAAGAAGTTTTAGAATTACTGCTTTCTTTAGCAAAATGCGATATCGAGATAAAACAGGATCCAAGCCGGTTACGGCCATCAGATGTGGAATTACTTTTAGGTGATAATAGCAAAATCCGAAAAGCTGTGGGCTGGAAACCTGAGATTCCCTTTCAAAAGACCCTAGCTGATTTATTAGATTACTGGCGATCCCGCATTTAG
- a CDS encoding GDP-mannose 4,6-dehydratase yields MKRVLITGIEGFAGLHLFNHLSQKQRYKIYGLHYRTCALSGLTCFHGDIRDYSFVVGVIKEVQPNLIFHLAAQSSVAYGEKELQETYTVNVTGTFNILEAVRCLKLKSRIIYISSCEVYGPHNQKLKETTLLNPVSFYAITKICAENLCQYYSKIQNLDIVILRPFSHTGPGQSEQFIFPRIAKKIAEIEKARAEPIIEVGNLNLKRDYTDVRDMVRAYELAARFCKTGEIYNVTSGKSYELKTGVQYLLSLTDKKIKLRINKALFRKNDILTLTGSAQKFIKLTGWQPQIDFFTTLRDLLTYYREKLTGN; encoded by the coding sequence ATGAAAAGAGTTTTAATTACTGGTATTGAAGGGTTTGCCGGACTGCATTTATTTAACCATCTAAGTCAAAAGCAGAGATATAAAATTTACGGCTTACACTATCGAACCTGCGCGCTTAGTGGTCTCACTTGTTTTCATGGTGATATCCGAGATTACTCGTTTGTTGTAGGGGTGATTAAAGAGGTTCAGCCGAATTTAATTTTTCATCTAGCTGCACAAAGTTCAGTGGCTTATGGCGAAAAAGAGCTTCAAGAGACTTATACGGTAAATGTTACAGGGACATTTAATATCTTAGAGGCGGTTCGGTGCCTAAAGCTTAAATCCCGAATTATATATATTTCATCTTGTGAGGTATATGGTCCGCACAACCAAAAACTTAAAGAGACTACGTTGTTAAACCCGGTAAGTTTTTATGCGATAACCAAAATCTGTGCCGAAAATCTTTGCCAGTATTATAGTAAAATTCAGAATTTAGATATTGTAATTCTACGGCCGTTTAGTCATACTGGACCAGGCCAGAGCGAACAATTTATTTTCCCGCGGATTGCTAAAAAGATTGCCGAAATCGAAAAAGCTCGGGCTGAACCAATAATTGAAGTTGGTAATCTCAATCTGAAACGCGATTATACCGATGTCAGGGATATGGTTCGGGCATATGAACTGGCTGCAAGGTTTTGTAAAACTGGTGAGATCTATAATGTTACCTCAGGCAAGAGTTATGAACTGAAAACCGGGGTCCAGTATCTATTAAGTCTTACTGATAAAAAAATCAAACTTCGTATTAACAAGGCGCTTTTCAGGAAAAATGACATTTTGACTCTAACCGGCAGTGCCCAGAAATTTATTAAACTGACTGGTTGGCAACCGCAGATTGATTTTTTTACCACACTTCGGGATCTATTAACATATTATCGAGAAAAGTTAACCGGAAACTAA
- a CDS encoding glycosyltransferase — MTRKILLISYYAPPVGVSGVIRITKLAKYLNQLNLTPIILTTKPIAYYHYDYHAVCEIQGIKVYRSETLDLGRILYLVKFPVSPPTAKNASLSLHLNFFLYPDAKRFWIPFAWRLGKKIIEQENPDVILATSPPFSALIVGWKLKREFKIPLITDFRDPWPTGYKLPPKWREKKLRKLRNLIFTVSDQVLVVNKTVKEELNYQDAVILPNGYDPEEFTQSARLLAKKGIVYAGNIVEVLEALIFVAEAIKELSDIKLILLGPCPRDIEFKLREYPNIIYLGTLSHQETISILKGANLLLYISKSNQAVGLKFYEYLGAQKPILALGNYPKEVEDLLKAHSAGMAIPFQKGEIFKAVRDLTSQAETFSPINTHIYSYKNLAQKLKEICESIL, encoded by the coding sequence ATGACCCGCAAAATCTTACTGATTTCTTATTACGCACCGCCGGTAGGTGTAAGTGGTGTAATTCGAATAACAAAGTTAGCTAAATATTTAAACCAACTTAATTTGACGCCAATAATCCTTACTACTAAGCCGATCGCATATTATCACTATGATTACCACGCCGTATGCGAGATCCAGGGTATTAAAGTTTATCGAAGCGAAACTTTAGACCTGGGACGCATCTTATACCTTGTAAAATTCCCCGTATCGCCCCCCACAGCTAAGAATGCTTCTTTAAGTCTTCACTTGAATTTTTTTCTCTATCCGGATGCTAAAAGATTTTGGATTCCCTTCGCCTGGAGGCTTGGTAAAAAAATTATCGAACAGGAAAACCCAGATGTAATCTTAGCAACCTCGCCCCCATTCAGCGCCCTAATTGTTGGCTGGAAACTAAAGAGGGAATTTAAAATACCTCTAATTACTGATTTTCGTGACCCTTGGCCTACTGGTTATAAACTACCGCCAAAGTGGCGCGAAAAAAAGCTGAGAAAATTACGCAATCTAATTTTTACAGTCTCCGATCAGGTGTTAGTGGTAAATAAAACAGTTAAAGAAGAACTTAACTATCAAGATGCTGTTATCCTACCTAATGGCTATGACCCCGAAGAATTTACACAATCGGCAAGGTTGCTTGCTAAAAAAGGCATTGTTTATGCTGGTAATATCGTAGAGGTATTAGAGGCGTTAATTTTTGTTGCTGAAGCTATTAAAGAACTAAGCGATATAAAATTAATCCTGCTTGGCCCGTGTCCGCGCGATATCGAGTTTAAACTTAGAGAATATCCAAATATTATTTACTTAGGGACTTTAAGTCACCAAGAGACAATCTCAATTCTTAAAGGTGCTAATCTTCTTTTATACATTTCTAAATCTAACCAAGCCGTTGGTCTTAAATTCTACGAGTATCTTGGCGCACAAAAACCAATCCTGGCCCTGGGAAACTATCCTAAAGAAGTTGAAGATCTATTAAAAGCTCACTCAGCCGGTATGGCTATACCATTTCAAAAAGGAGAGATTTTTAAAGCTGTAAGAGATTTAACCAGTCAAGCCGAAACTTTTTCACCAATTAATACCCATATCTATAGCTATAAGAATTTAGCCCAGAAACTTAAAGAAATTTGTGAAAGTATTCTATAA
- a CDS encoding isoaspartyl peptidase/L-asparaginase family protein, protein MPAIIVHGGAGKIKNPEEHEIGIKKALEIGWAILKAGGKALDAVIESVRYMEDSGSFNCGRGAVLTLDGKMELDASVMTDDGKFGAVGAVRGIKNPILVAHQVMLKTDHLLLVGAGAQAFAYKMGFKKYYRITKKQKERWLKFRKKPNSLYFPKFKNLLKLGTVGAVALDVHNQIAVSNSTGGIIGKLAGRIGDTPIIGAGIYADSCGGVCATGHGEGIIRLFLSKYVVDLMRKLPAPRAIQKGISLAQQHGVLCGIIGIDKQGNIGYGYTTESISWGFIKNGELKMFR, encoded by the coding sequence ATGCCGGCAATTATTGTGCATGGTGGGGCTGGAAAAATAAAAAATCCCGAAGAACACGAGATCGGCATTAAGAAAGCCTTAGAAATCGGCTGGGCGATACTTAAGGCCGGTGGCAAGGCATTAGATGCAGTAATTGAAAGCGTGCGGTATATGGAAGATTCTGGCAGTTTTAACTGCGGCCGAGGCGCGGTATTAACATTGGATGGCAAAATGGAGTTGGACGCATCGGTCATGACTGACGATGGTAAATTTGGCGCAGTTGGAGCCGTCCGGGGCATTAAAAATCCGATCCTGGTTGCACATCAAGTAATGTTAAAAACCGATCATCTGTTATTGGTTGGGGCTGGCGCACAAGCTTTTGCTTATAAAATGGGATTTAAAAAATACTATCGAATTACCAAGAAACAAAAAGAGCGCTGGCTAAAGTTTAGAAAGAAACCCAACTCATTATATTTCCCGAAGTTTAAAAATTTACTTAAGTTGGGCACAGTTGGTGCCGTAGCCTTGGATGTGCATAATCAGATCGCCGTTAGTAACTCCACAGGTGGTATAATTGGTAAACTTGCCGGCCGAATAGGTGATACCCCAATTATCGGTGCTGGTATTTATGCCGATTCGTGTGGTGGGGTATGTGCTACTGGTCATGGTGAAGGTATTATTCGACTGTTTTTGTCTAAGTATGTTGTTGACTTAATGCGAAAACTTCCAGCGCCACGGGCAATACAAAAGGGAATTAGCTTGGCACAACAGCACGGGGTTCTGTGTGGCATTATCGGTATCGATAAACAAGGTAATATTGGCTATGGTTATACTACCGAATCAATCTCCTGGGGCTTTATTAAAAATGGCGAGCTTAAAATGTTTCGATAG
- the metK gene encoding methionine adenosyltransferase yields the protein MKNKITYYTSESVTEGHPDKICDQIADAVLDDVLRQDKNARVACEVFVSVGLVIVGGEITTTAWVDLQKLVRKLLYDIGYTDTKYGLSAENCAIINIIGRQSPDIAQGVDVGGAGDQGLMIGYACNETKEYMPLPIMLAHKLVRRLADVRKNKILDYLGPDGKSQVTVEYENDQPKRISSVVIAAQHTEKILDKTGKRITKKAREEIIETVVKAVLPEYLLDKNTQYFVNETGKFVVGGPQSDTGMTGRKIIVDTYGGIVRHGGGAFSGKDPTKVDRTASYFARYVAKNFVASGVCDKMELSLAYVIGRKEPTQISINTFGTSRVPEEKLLKVIKELFDFTPQGMIQKLNLRRPIYLPTACYGHFGRNEKTFTWEALDSVDQIKKALSRV from the coding sequence ATGAAAAATAAAATAACTTATTACACTTCAGAATCGGTAACCGAGGGGCACCCGGATAAAATCTGTGATCAGATTGCCGATGCTGTGCTCGACGATGTTTTACGACAGGACAAAAATGCCCGGGTTGCCTGTGAAGTTTTTGTTTCTGTTGGTTTAGTTATTGTTGGAGGAGAAATTACCACTACTGCCTGGGTTGATTTGCAAAAATTAGTCAGAAAATTACTCTATGATATTGGCTACACTGACACCAAGTACGGTTTAAGCGCCGAAAATTGCGCAATTATTAACATCATTGGTCGTCAATCCCCAGATATCGCTCAAGGGGTTGATGTTGGTGGTGCTGGCGATCAAGGTCTGATGATTGGTTATGCCTGTAATGAGACCAAAGAGTATATGCCTTTACCGATCATGCTGGCCCATAAACTGGTGCGAAGATTAGCTGATGTAAGAAAAAATAAAATTTTAGATTATTTAGGGCCCGATGGTAAATCGCAAGTAACCGTGGAATATGAGAATGACCAACCCAAAAGAATCTCTAGTGTCGTAATTGCTGCCCAGCATACCGAAAAAATTCTTGACAAAACCGGTAAACGTATTACCAAAAAAGCTCGCGAAGAGATCATCGAGACGGTTGTAAAAGCCGTGCTTCCCGAATATTTGCTTGATAAAAACACCCAATATTTTGTGAACGAAACCGGCAAATTTGTCGTTGGTGGACCGCAATCTGATACCGGAATGACCGGTCGGAAAATTATTGTTGATACCTATGGTGGCATTGTCCGTCATGGGGGTGGGGCATTCTCAGGCAAAGATCCAACTAAGGTTGACCGAACGGCATCTTATTTTGCTCGATATGTAGCCAAAAATTTTGTGGCAAGTGGCGTCTGTGATAAAATGGAATTGAGTTTGGCTTATGTCATTGGTCGAAAAGAACCCACCCAGATAAGCATCAATACTTTTGGCACGTCGCGGGTGCCTGAAGAAAAACTCTTAAAAGTGATCAAAGAACTTTTTGACTTTACACCGCAAGGCATGATACAAAAACTTAATTTACGGCGGCCGATCTATCTGCCTACCGCTTGTTATGGTCATTTTGGCCGAAATGAAAAAACCTTTACCTGGGAAGCCTTAGATAGTGTGGATCAGATTAAGAAAGCCCTAAGTCGGGTGTAA
- the ahcY gene encoding adenosylhomocysteinase, which yields MEYEIKDLNLRAHGKLKIEWASRFMPVLGLIRKRFQATKPLKGIKISGCLHITSETANLAITLKSGGAEVRLCASNPLSTQDDVAASLVGDYGISVFAMRGEDRDTYYKHILQALAHKPNITIDDGADLVSTLHTKKTELLQNIMGGTEETTTGVIRLKSMAQNGVLKYPIIAVNDSKTKFLFDNRYGTGQSTLDGILRATNFLFAGSTVVVAGYGWCGKGVARKAQGLGANVWVSEVNPIRALEAKMDGFNVGPMSELCALADVIITVTGCENVLDKRHFLRLKDGAIICNSGHFDVEINKKALNALAVKKRLVRPNCEEFQLKNGRRVYLLAEGRLVNLAAAEGHPAMVMDMSFANQALAVEYLITHHKSLDNKVYHLPHELDCKIAELKLATMGIKIDKLTPKQKRYITSWQFGT from the coding sequence ATGGAATATGAGATTAAAGACCTTAATTTGCGTGCCCACGGCAAGTTAAAGATTGAGTGGGCCTCGCGATTTATGCCGGTGCTTGGGCTCATCAGAAAAAGGTTTCAAGCCACAAAACCGCTTAAGGGCATAAAAATTTCTGGTTGTTTACATATAACCTCGGAGACTGCCAATTTGGCGATAACCTTAAAAAGCGGCGGAGCTGAAGTACGGCTCTGTGCATCGAATCCACTCTCGACCCAAGATGATGTTGCCGCAAGTTTGGTGGGTGATTATGGGATTTCGGTTTTTGCAATGCGGGGTGAGGATCGGGATACTTATTATAAGCATATTCTTCAAGCCTTAGCCCATAAGCCTAATATTACTATTGATGATGGTGCTGATTTAGTTTCAACTCTACATACCAAGAAAACCGAGCTCCTACAAAATATTATGGGCGGCACGGAAGAAACCACCACCGGAGTTATTCGTCTAAAAAGTATGGCCCAAAATGGAGTTTTAAAATATCCGATAATTGCCGTTAATGATTCGAAGACAAAATTTTTATTTGATAATCGATATGGCACTGGTCAATCTACACTTGATGGAATATTACGAGCCACTAATTTCCTATTCGCCGGCTCTACCGTCGTAGTAGCTGGTTATGGCTGGTGCGGTAAGGGTGTGGCCCGAAAAGCCCAGGGCCTAGGTGCCAATGTCTGGGTTAGTGAGGTAAATCCGATCCGAGCCCTAGAGGCCAAAATGGATGGGTTTAATGTTGGACCAATGTCAGAACTGTGTGCTCTGGCTGATGTGATTATTACTGTAACTGGTTGTGAAAATGTCTTAGACAAAAGACATTTCTTGCGCCTTAAAGATGGGGCGATTATCTGTAACTCCGGGCACTTTGATGTTGAGATTAATAAAAAAGCCTTAAATGCCTTAGCTGTAAAAAAACGTCTAGTGCGTCCCAATTGTGAGGAGTTCCAGTTAAAAAATGGCCGGCGGGTTTATCTATTAGCTGAAGGCCGTTTGGTAAATTTAGCCGCGGCGGAAGGTCATCCAGCAATGGTCATGGATATGTCTTTTGCTAATCAGGCCTTAGCGGTTGAGTATTTAATCACCCATCATAAGAGCCTAGATAACAAGGTGTATCACTTGCCACACGAGTTAGACTGCAAAATTGCCGAATTAAAATTAGCTACCATGGGGATTAAGATTGACAAATTGACACCGAAACAAAAGCGCTATATCACTTCCTGGCAGTTCGGCACATAA
- a CDS encoding M14 family zinc carboxypeptidase: MKKTFGFLFIILMAFTSLAYSKTMIVRVFVSDYEELIRKIDFKYTNIEIAGVNPKEWYELVVPEEDYYTILASGLKHTITIDDLEAQKEALRGQYRSLDSVNLFLRNLAQTYSQICVLESLGPSYENRMIYGIKISDNPTLDEEDIEPGVFICGLHHSREWATIEVCLFFADSILRAYNSNPNIQNLINNHQIWVFPVINPDGYVYDYPQQRSWRKNRQPFGGAIGTDINRNYLGACDTNRYGLWGALASGAQSSHYPSSETFMGAFGASSPEIRNVTEFFRRHNINVSLSFHSYSELVLWPWGFLDIPTPDNALYVRVGNTMASLINKLGGGTYTPGQIPSLYLVSSGSDDWIYGYNKFVKGNPCLAYTIEVGTQFYQPTSQLDQICRENFKAIYYLANFSDSVRVLVKPFVAPPELSVPETVTSNQFTISWRPKNATYNQPTQWQVEELRGYEVFIDNFEGLNNNAWITRGFVLSTTRAYSGTRSMYSDSANNISNYLRTRYPYYVRPGDSLIFWCWYNLERNYDVAVVEVSYDTREWFQLGPRLTDTAMSWRRLAYSLENYVGKSIYFQSRVMTDGSVLRNGFYVDDVYPVPFFSNQQVISASVIDTFLTVTVNEPGTYWYRVKGYNITNGWGEYSLTKPVTVLSSAITENRQDCNNSFQLKVIPNILRNGIVINYYLPQISDVELRVYNSLGQEVTTLRLAAQKSGAYQIFWDGRSNNRLKLAPGIYFLQLAVDKKTAIRRILIL, encoded by the coding sequence ATGAAAAAAACCTTTGGATTTCTGTTTATCATCCTGATGGCATTTACAAGTTTGGCCTATAGCAAAACAATGATTGTGCGGGTGTTTGTTTCTGACTACGAGGAGCTTATCCGGAAAATCGACTTTAAGTATACTAATATCGAAATTGCTGGGGTAAACCCTAAAGAATGGTATGAGCTAGTTGTACCCGAAGAAGACTACTATACAATATTGGCATCCGGTCTAAAACACACGATCACGATTGACGATTTAGAAGCGCAAAAAGAGGCCTTGCGTGGCCAATATCGCAGTTTGGATTCGGTGAATCTTTTTTTACGGAATTTAGCTCAGACTTATTCTCAGATATGCGTGTTAGAAAGTCTAGGACCGTCATACGAAAATCGCATGATATATGGGATTAAAATTTCTGATAATCCCACGCTTGATGAAGAAGACATTGAACCCGGAGTATTTATCTGTGGCCTGCATCATTCCCGGGAATGGGCCACAATTGAAGTTTGCCTTTTCTTTGCGGACAGTATCCTGCGTGCTTACAATTCTAACCCTAATATTCAAAATCTAATCAATAATCATCAAATTTGGGTCTTTCCAGTGATTAATCCTGATGGTTATGTGTATGATTATCCACAACAGCGCTCCTGGCGCAAAAACCGTCAACCATTCGGCGGTGCGATTGGGACCGATATTAATCGCAATTACTTGGGCGCATGTGACACTAATCGCTATGGACTGTGGGGAGCTTTAGCCTCTGGTGCTCAGAGTTCCCATTATCCATCAAGCGAAACTTTTATGGGGGCATTCGGGGCGTCTAGCCCAGAGATTAGAAATGTGACTGAGTTTTTCCGGCGCCACAATATAAACGTTTCTTTATCATTTCATTCCTATTCAGAACTTGTTTTGTGGCCCTGGGGGTTTTTAGATATTCCCACGCCGGATAATGCACTGTATGTGCGGGTTGGCAATACTATGGCCAGTTTGATAAATAAATTAGGTGGTGGCACTTATACTCCTGGGCAAATTCCTTCGCTGTATTTGGTTTCTAGTGGTTCGGATGACTGGATATATGGTTATAATAAATTTGTTAAAGGCAATCCCTGCCTGGCTTATACGATAGAAGTTGGAACTCAATTTTATCAACCAACATCCCAGTTAGATCAGATTTGCCGAGAGAATTTTAAGGCCATCTACTATCTAGCGAATTTTTCTGATAGTGTGCGGGTATTGGTAAAACCATTTGTCGCACCACCAGAACTTTCGGTGCCGGAGACGGTTACCAGTAACCAGTTTACGATTAGTTGGCGACCTAAGAACGCTACCTATAATCAACCAACTCAATGGCAAGTTGAAGAACTACGAGGCTATGAGGTATTTATCGATAATTTTGAAGGACTAAATAATAATGCCTGGATTACCCGGGGATTTGTTTTAAGTACGACCCGGGCCTATTCGGGCACCAGAAGTATGTATTCAGATTCCGCAAATAATATTTCGAATTATTTAAGAACCCGCTATCCTTATTATGTCCGCCCGGGTGATTCTCTTATTTTTTGGTGTTGGTATAATCTTGAGCGAAATTATGATGTCGCGGTCGTAGAGGTTTCTTATGATACCCGAGAGTGGTTTCAATTAGGTCCGCGGCTTACTGATACCGCAATGAGTTGGCGGCGCCTGGCGTATTCGTTAGAGAATTATGTGGGTAAATCGATCTATTTTCAATCCCGGGTAATGACTGATGGCAGTGTGTTACGCAACGGATTCTATGTCGATGATGTCTATCCAGTGCCGTTTTTCAGTAATCAGCAAGTTATTTCGGCTAGTGTCATAGATACATTTTTAACCGTGACTGTCAATGAACCTGGGACTTATTGGTATCGCGTTAAGGGATATAATATCACAAACGGTTGGGGTGAGTATAGTTTAACAAAGCCGGTAACGGTCTTAAGTAGTGCAATTACTGAAAATCGCCAAGATTGCAATAACTCTTTTCAACTGAAAGTTATACCAAATATTTTGCGAAATGGAATTGTAATTAATTATTACTTACCTCAAATCTCTGATGTTGAATTGCGAGTTTATAATTCGCTAGGCCAAGAAGTTACAACCTTAAGGCTTGCAGCTCAAAAATCTGGTGCGTATCAGATATTTTGGGATGGCCGCAGTAATAACCGGTTGAAATTGGCTCCGGGAATATATTTTCTGCAATTAGCAGTAGATAAAAAAACTGCGATCAGAAGAATATTGATTTTATAA